A segment of the Terribacillus aidingensis genome:
ATGGTCACTTGATGGTGAATTAACAGAAACAACAGCGGAGGTACACATATAATGAGTTATTCCACCGAAGATATTCTCAGACAAGCTGAAGTATTGGCTGAAGACATGGGCAATCTGGATGAGATTGAACATTTTCACCAGCTTGAATCGAAGCTTAATGAGAACAAAAAGGTGCAAACATATATCAATCAAATTAAAATGAAGCAAAAGCAGGCTGTCAATTTGCAGGCTTATGGCAAACGGGAAGCCCAGCAGCAGATGGAAAAGGAAATTGATGATCTGCAAGAGAAGATCGACAGCATACCTGTCGTCCAGGAATTCAAAGAATCCCAGGTTATCACGAACCATATTCTGCAGAGCATCTCCCAAAATATCCAGCAGACGGTCTTTCAGGATGAAGAAACGGACAAATAAGTCCGTTTCTTTTTAATTTTTTTATCCTCTTGGGCTCGACAGTCGGCAAGATTCTATAACCTCTTTTTAGGCAGTTGCATAGAATGAAGGAGCGTCCAGCTGTGGTGGGAGATTGGATTTTTTCTGACACCATAGGTGAACACCCTGCATAACATGACTATGTAAAAAGAGGAGGTTTTTGCAATGGGTTTTCTAGAGCAGAATTACCGTGAGATCATTACGAAAGCGGTCATCGGCCGCGGACGTAAATTCAGCAAGAATATCGATCATATCCGACCGGAACACAAACCATCAAGCATTCTTGGCTGCTGGATCATCAACCACCGCTATCATGCAAAAAAGAAAGGCGATAAAGGGGTGGAAGTAGTCGGTTCCTATGATGTCAACGTTTGGTATTCGTACAATGATAATACGAAAACGCACGTTGTTTCGGAGAAAGTCGAGTATAAGGAATTGGTCAAATTAAGCATCAAAGACGAGAACTGTCTTGACGACGATTATGATGTTTATGCGAAAGCAATTCAGCAGCCGAACTGCCTGGAATGCAAAATCGTACAGCACGGACAGAAAATTTTCGTCGAAGTGGAGAAGGAATTCCTTGTGGAAGTTATCGGGGAAACGAAGCTTTGTGTAAAAGTAGATCCTGATGGCTGTCTAGTGGAGGATGTAGAAGAAGACTGGGATTACGAGCTGACGGAAGATGATTTCAAAGATGTAGATCCGGACTTCTTGGATAAAAAGGATGACGATGAAGACTGAACGAGAGCAGATGCTCTCGTTTTTTTTTGTTTTATTCAGAATGACACTGCAAGAAGAAACAGAGAAAATACCTGTGTTATAATAGGACTAATTGCAATGAAACAGGGGAGTAGGAAAATGGCAGGTTACACACCGATGATGCAGCAATATTTAAGAATAAAAGCCGACTATAAGGATGCATTCCTTTTCTTCCGGCTTGGGGATTTCTATGAGATGTTCTTCGATGATGCACTGAAAGCAACGAAAGAACTGGAAATCACTTTAACAAGTAAGAATGCAGGTGTTGAGGAGAAAGTGCCAATGTGCGGCGTTCCCTATCATTCGGCTGATAATTATATAAGAACACTTGTTTCGCGAGGCTATAAAGTAGCCATCTGTGAACAAGTGGAAGATCCGAAGACAGCCAAAGGGGTTGTAAAACGGGAAGTAGTCCAGCTGATCACACCGGGTACTGTCATGGAAAACGGTATGCTGGATGAAAAGGAGAATAATTACCTCGCGGCTGTACATGAAAACAGTGACCGTACATACAGTCTTGTCTATCATGACCTATCTACGGGAGAAAATCGGGCAGCATTGCTTGAAGGCGGCTTTGATAGTCTTTTAAGCGAGCTTTACAACCAGCCGGTACGAGAAATCGTTATTAGCGAAGAGCTGGATCAACAGCTGCAGGAAGCACTGCAGGTCCGCCTTGGTGTCACATTATCCTATCAAGATAATGTCAGTACAAGCACATCTCATGAAAAACTTACTGGAAACGTGACCGATGTAAGATTACTAGATTGCTTCAGTATGCTGTTAAACTATGTGGAACGAACTCAAAAACGGGGCTTGGATCATTTGAAGCCGCTTCAAGTAATGGAGCTTAAACACTTCATGACGCTGGATATGTATTCAAAGCGCAATTTAGAGCTTACAGAGACGATTTTGAAGAAAGGCAAACACGGAAGCCTTTTATGGGTGCTCGATGACACAGTTACAGCAATGGGAGCACGGATGCTGAAGAAATGGCTGGAGCGGCCGTTGCTTCAAAAAGAAGCGATAACTAAGCGTCAGGATTTAGTCCAAGCATTTCTCGATCACTTCTTCGAACGTGATACAATCCGACAGCACTTACAATCTGTTTATGATATCGAGAGACTTTCCGGCCGGGTTGCTTTCGGTAATGTCAATGCCAGAGATCTTCTGCAGCTGAAACGCACTTTGGAGAAACTGCCTGAATTGAAGCAGGTCTTGTCAGGTTTCGAGGAAGAAGAAGTTCAGCAAATGGGCAGGGAGCTTAATCCATTGCCGGAGCTGAGCGAGTATCTTGAGAAAAGCTTGCACGAAGATGCACCGATCGGTGTGCGAGAAGGCGGTATCTTGAAGGACGGTTTCCATGAACAGCTTGATACGTACCGGGATGCTTCAAGAAACGGAAAGCAATGGATTGCAGCGCTGGAACAGCGTGAGCGTGAGGAAACTGGCATCAAATCGCTTAAAGTCGGCTATAACAAAGTATTCGGCTATTATATCGAAGTGACCCGGGCGAATTTGCACCTGCTGCCTGAAGGGAAATACGAGCGCAAACAAACGCTCAGTAACGCAGAACGCTTCATCACGCCGGAATTGAAGGAAAAAGAAGCGCTCATCCTGGAAGCGCAGGAAAAGAGCGTGGAACTTGAGTATAACTTGTTCATGGAAATTCGGGATCATGTCAAAACGTACATCCCTGCTCTTCAGCTGCTTGCAGATCAAATCAGTCAACTGGATGTGCTGCAAAGCTTCGCAGAAGTGAGTGAAAAGCAGCGATATGCTCGTCCGACATTCAATGGTGATCGGTCCGTGGCAATTACAGAAGGGCGTCATCCGGTCATTGAAAAAGTAATGAAAACAGGGCAGTTCGTACCAAATGATGTGCAGATGGGAAATGCATCTGATATCCTGCTGATCACTGGTCCGAATATGAGTGGTAAAAGTACTTATATGCGCCAAGTGGCATTGACAAGCATCATGGCACAAATCGGCTGCTTCGTTCCATGTGAAGCTGCTGATCTCCCGCTGTTTGATCAAATTTTCACTCGTATCGGTGCAGCAGATGATCTTGTGTCTGGTCAGAGTACATTTATGGTCGAAATGCTGGAGTCGAGGCATGCCTTGGAGCACGCCACTGATAGGAGCCTTATTCTGCTGGATGAAATCGGCAGAGGGACTAGCACATATGATGGAATGGCATTGGCGCAAGCCATCATTGAGTATGTTCATAACAATATCCATGCCAAGACATTATTCTCTACACATTATCATGAGCTTACGAGTCTTGAAGAGGACCTGGATAAACTCCGAAATGTCCACGTACGGGCAGAAGAACATGATGGCAATGTTGTCTTCCTCCATCAAATCCGTGAAGGGGCGGCAGATGAAAGCTATGGCATTCACGTTGCGAAATTGGCTAAGCTGCCGGAAAGTCTCATTCAGCGTGCATCCTATATTCTCCGCGAGCTGGAGGGACAGGAAGAAAAGCCGGCTGTAAGCCAACCGACAACACAAGAGCAGGAGGAAATCCAGCTATCATTCTTCTCAGAGCCTGAACCTGAAAAGAAAAAAACGAAACAAGACGATAAGAACGATAAAGTGATAGCGGAGCTCACATCAATCAATTTGATGGAACAAACACCGCTTGAAGCAATGAATCTATTATATAAATTGCAGCAAATGGCAACAAAAAAGTAAGGAGGTTCCCAAATGGCGATTCAATTGATGCCGGATGATTTAGCAAATAAGATTGCAGCGGGTGAAGTGGTCGAGCGACCGGCTTCGGTCGTCAAGGAACTTGTAGAAAACAGTATCGATGCAGGAAGTACAGTCATCAAGGTGGCAGTCCAGGAAGCAGGGCTCACAGAGATCAATATTGTTGACAATGGAGATGGCATGGAGCCAGATGATGTGGAACGGGCATTTTTCCGTCACGCCACAAGTAAGATACGGAATGAGCATGATTTGTTCCATGTCCGCACACTTGGGTTTAGGGGGGAAGCATTGGCCAGTATTGCAGCGGTAAGCCAGCTTGAAATCAAGACGAGCACAGGCGAGAATGCTGGTGTGAAGCTTGTGATGGAAGGCGGTACAATCAAAGAAAGAGGCAAATGCGACGCGCGTAAAGGAACCGAAATGACAGTACGGCATTTGTTCTTCAATACACCGGCCCGCCTGAAGTATATGAAAACCATTCATACCGAACTTGGCCATGTATCAGAAGTAATCAACCGGCTTGCACTTGCTCATCCGGAGATTCGTTTTGAACTGACCCATAACGATAAACCAATGTTCCAGTCATCCGGCCGAGGAGATATGCTGCAGATTGCTGCTCAGATTTATGGTAACTCAGTAGCGAAAAAAATGGTCCGAGCATCACACGAAACATTGGATTATAAGCTGGAAGTTTTCGCTGCCAAACCAGAAATAAATCGTGCGTCACGTCAGTATGTATCGTTTATCGTCAATGGCAGGTACATTCGTAATCCAGTCTTGGCGAAAGCGGTTATGCAGGCATACCATACGCTGCTGCCTATCGGCAGATTCCCTCTCGCCGTTATTTCTATCGAGATGGATCCCGTTCTTGTTGACGTCAATGTGCATCCAGCTAAGCTGGAAGTACGTTTCAGCAAAGAAAAGGAATTATTTGATGCTGTGGAGCAGCTTGTCGGAAAGGCGCTTCGCCAGCAGCGGCTCATCCCTGAAGCTGTCGCACCTAAACAGAAAAAGATACAAGATAAAAGTGAACAGCAAAGTTTCACTTTCTTTGAAAATAAGCCAGTCAAGGAACCGGAAGCCGAACAGGAGCAATGGTTCTTTGACAAAGTGAAAGAAACAGTCCCTCCTATCATCGAGGAGCAGAAGCGGGATCCTGAACCTGTGATATTCAATGATTCATCTCCTGATATAGTGCAGGAACAGGAGTATGTACCAGCAGAGAAAGAAAGTGAGCCGGAATATGCGGTACCGGCTATGTATCCGATTGGTCAGCACCATGGTACGTATATTCTTGCAGAAAATGAAGAAGGACTTTTTCTCATTGATCAGCATGCTGCCCAGGAACGAATCAAATATGAATATTACCGGGAAAAAATCGGCGAAGTGGAAAAGGAACTGCAGGAGCTGCTCATTCCGCTTACGTTTGATTTCACCCAGCAGGAATCATTGATCGTCGAACAACATAAGACGGAGCTAGAGGCGGTCGGGTTGTTCTTTGAATCGTTCGGCGGACATACGTATATCGTTCGTTCCCATCCACAATGGTTCCCGAAAGGCTTTGAAGAGGAAATCATTCGGGAGATCGTCGAACAAGTGATGCAGGAAAGTAAAGTAGACATCCGGAAGTTGCGGGAAGAGGCAGCTATCATGATGTCCTGCAAGCGATCCATTAAAGCAAATCATCATCTGAATTATGATGATATGTTTCATCTATTGGAAGAGCTACGCACATCACAGGATCCGTTTACCTGTCCGCATGGGCGACCAATTATAATCCGTTTTACTTCCTATGAGCTGGAGAAGCTTTTCAAAAGAGTACAATAGGCGCAGGCAACTGCGCCTTTTTTGCTTGTCTAGGTGTTCACCGCTCCGTCAGTCATGGAGCCTGCTTATACTATCCTGTAACCCTAAAATGACAGGAAGGAGGATTCGTATGGCATTATTTATCAAACCGACGGCAGGCAGGCTGACAAACGGCTTCCGAGGTGCGGGATCGGATCATAATGGTGTCGACTGGGCCCAGTCTGGAACGGTGCGTATTGCCGCGGCGGCTGCAGGGACTGTCAGCCGGTCATATGTATCTACATCATATGGAGAAGTTGTCTTTATTGTGCACCAGTTGAATGGTCAGACGTATGAAACAGTATATGCGCACATGCGTTCCGGATCCCGGCAAGTTCGTACTGGTGATACTGTCAGACAAGGACAATTCATCGGCTATATGGGTAACACAGGTGATTCCTCTGGTCAGCATCTGCATTTTGAATTGCATAGAGGCAGATGGAATGAGGAAAAATCCAATGCGGTCAATCCGCTTAATTATATCGGTACAGCAGCAAGCAGTGGACAGCAAACGGCGAGTGTCAGATACCCTGGAAGCTATATTCGGACAGGATCCCGAGGAGAAAATGTTCGCCGCATCCAACGGGCGCTGGGCGTGACAGCAGACGGGATTTTTGGACCGAATACAAGGCAGGCTGTCATCAATTACCAGCGAAATAACGGACTTGGTGTGGATGGCATTGTTGGTCAGGAAACCTGGAATAAATTGTTCTGATTTTGGGCATGCTGACAGCCAGAGGAGGCGTTAGCCATGCACAATCAACATCTTGTAGATTTTCTTAACCAGCAGATAGCCAATGTGAGTGTGCTGCACGTAAAACTGCAGCGATACCATTGGTATGCAAAAGGTCCATACGGCTATGTAATTGAGCAATATACCGAGGCTTTGCACGAACAGCTGGATGATATAAAGAAATGCTTAGGTAAGCGAGTGCTTGCCATCGGCGGCAGACCAATTGCGGTCATGAGTAAATTCCTGCAGGAAGCGACTATCAAGGAAGCGCAGGCCGATGATGAAGATTATGAGGTAGTCAAGACAATGCGTCATGATTACAGCCAGCTGGCACAAGAAATAAAAATCACAGGCATACCGCTTGCGAAGAGGCAGGAAGATGATGCGACCGCTGGTTTGCTTGTTGATATCCTTGGCAGGCTGGAATACGAGGCGATCCGCTTGTCGAAATATCTTATTGATGCCGATCGATAAGCTGTGCGTGGCGCGCACGGCTTTTCGTTTATCTTTCTTTGCAGTGTTATGCTAAACTAATGACATGTTAAAGAAGGAGAATGACATGGACAAGCAGAAAGTAATCGTCGTTGTCGGACCTACAGGTGTCGGCAAGACCCAGCTGAGTATCGAAATTGCCAAGAAATATGGCGGCGAGATCATCAGCGGCGATTCCATGCAGATTTACAGAAGCATGGATATTGGAACCGCAAAAGCAACCAAAGAAGAACAGCAAGGAATTCCGCACCATTTGATCGATATCCGTGAACCGGATGAAAATTATTCAGCTGCTGATTTTCAAGCCGATGTAGAGGCTTGTGTTCAAGATATTGCAAGCCGAGGAAAACTGCCTATCATCGCAGGCGGGACCGGCTTATACATACAGGCTGCTCTTTATGCTTATGATTTTTCAAAAGCAAAACGAGATGACAGCTATCAGCAGAAGCTCGAGCAGGAAGCACAAACCCACGGCCAGCTTCACTTGCACAAACAGCTGCAGGCAGTTGACCCAGTGCAAGCGGAGCGCATCCACCCGAATAATGTCCGCCGCGTCATCCGGGCGCTGGAAATATTCCACCGTACCGGCAAAAGAATGAGTGATCACGAAGAAACCGAGCTGGCTGCTCGCTATGACGCTGCAATAATTGGGTTGGAAATGGACCGGGATCTTCTATATGAACAAATCAATCTGCGGGTGGATAAAATGCTTGCTGAAGGCTTGCTGGATGAAGTGAAAGGCCTGGTCGAACGCGGAATCCGGGATTCCCAATCCATGCGGGCAATCGGCTATAAGGAGTTTATTCCTTATCTGGAAGGGAAAATGGAATGGGAAGATACGGTTTCCCAGCTGAAGCAAAATAGTCGCAGGTATGCAAAACGGCAGTATACGTGGTTCCGCAATAAAATGGATGTGGACTGGTATACAATCACACCTGCAACAAAAAATGAAAAATTTAGAATTATTTTAGAAGAACTTGCAGGAAAGCTGGAATAAAGGTAGAAATAGGAACCGTATAGAAATTAGGAGGGGAATAGATGTCTCAATCTGTTAATATCCAAGACCAATATCTGAATCAGCTACGTAAAGAACGTATGCAAGTCACAGTCTTCCTCACGAATGGCTTTCAAATCCGAGGTACGGTGAAGGCTTTTGACAATTTCACTGTATTGTTTGAAACGGAAGGCAGACAGCAATTAATCTTCAAACATGCGATTTCCACATTCTCCCCAGTAAAGAATGTATCGCTGGATTATAAAGAACAGAGCTAAGTCGAAGCGGGCGCCATATGGCGCTCGTTTTGTTTTGTGGTTGTAAAGCGTACGGCTGCTGAATAAAGTAGAAAAAGACCATTGGGCATTTGTCACGGCCTACCTGTCTTGAGCGTAGACTACAGCAGTGAGGGGTGATCATGTGGAAGCTCAAGTTACGAATGCAAAAGGGAAAATCAATATCGTCCTCAAAAACAGACAGCAGGAGACGGAGCAGCTGCAAAGTGGAACTGTTAAGCGCGATATCGATCCATTCCGTCATATCGACCAAGAATTCTCCGCCTTCATTGGAATGGAAAAGCTCAAAAAAACTATCAAAGAGATTTATGCGAATGTCCATATCAGCGGAAAACGGGAAGCGGCGGGCTTAAAACAAGAAAAGCAAGTGCTGCATATGCTGTTTGAAGGTAACCCCGGTACTGGGAAAACAACAGTAGCCCGTAAGCTTGCATCTGTCTTCCACGACATGAACGTGTTGGATAAAGGTCATTTCATCGAGGCGGAAAGAGCGGATTTAGTTGGGGAATATATTGGACATACTGCTCAGAAAACGCGCGCGCTCGTCCAGCGGGCCATGGGCGGGATCCTGTTTATAGACGAGGCCTATTCGCTGGCCCGCGGCGGAGAAAAAGACTTTGGAAAAGAAGCGATTGATACACTTGTAAAACATATGGAGGATGCCTCCAACCGCTTCATACTTATCCTTGCGGGCTATCCAAGGGAAATGGGTCACTTCATGAGCTTGAATCCAGGTTTGCGATCACGATTCCCTATTCAGCTCGAATTCCCTGATTATAAGTCCGAACAGCTTATGGATATCGCAAAAGGAATGCTTGCTGAAAAAGAGTACCAGCTGACAAAAGAAGCAGAATGGAAGCTTAAAGAAATCATCGTACAGCAAAAAGCTAAACGGACAGCAGATTTTTCGAACGCCCGGTTTGTGCGGAATATCATAGAAAAAGCAATTCGAATGCAAGCAGTTCGTCTTGTACGTCAAGATCACCATCTGTCGACCGAAGAACTGATGAAAGTGACTGTCGCTGATTTGACTCAAGAGGAATGACAGGTACAAAGAAGCTCGAGTGTGTAATGCACTTAGAGCTTTTTTTATGTTGTAAACGTTATTGTATAGCAGTATTTCACTGGGGCACCATACTAAGCAAGGAGTGCACATTATGGGAAATATACTGGATTTTATTGTTCAAAGAGATGTTTGGTTAGGAACAATTATAGTTGTCTTGGTTCCAATTTTGCTGACCTTGCTAAGCAATAAGCTGAAAGAGCTTCGAAAAAAGCCATATACACGTACAGAGCAGCATTTCATGCCGGATAATTTTTCGCTGTCTACAAAATTATCCGTCAATCTGAAAGAGCTGAAAACAATTGTCGGTGACAGCTCTGATATTATTTATCGCCAGTTCAAACTGGGAAAGGATAATCGCAGCTCTGCTATCGTCCTAATTGATGGATTGGTTGATCAGCAGTTGCTGCAGCAATCCATTATGCATCCGCTGCTGCACGCCAAGCAGTCAAAATCAGGGCTGAATCTATTTAAAAGTGAAAGCATAAAGGATTATCTGCTGGATCATGCGATTGAGGTCAGTGATGTGAAAGCGATGAATGACTCCAATCAATTTGTCCGACAGCTTCTGTCGGGGTCTGTACTGCTTTTTGTTGATGGGCTGGATGAAGTTCTGGTTCTTAGCGTGAAAAAATGGCTTTCAAGGAGTTTGAATGAACCGATCACTGAAGCACTTGTTAGGGGACCGCGTTTAAGTTTTATAGAAAATATTAGGGATAATACGGCTATGCTGCGAAGAATGACGACAGACCCAAACTTGACCTTCAAAGACTTTGAGGTAGGGGAGCGGACGAAAAGGCAGCTCACCGTTGTGTATGTGAAGGACATTGCCAATGAAGAGTTGTTGGAAAACGTAAATAATCGAATTCAAAATATGGATATTGATCATGTGGCTGAATCAGGATATATTGAACAGCTAATCGAGGATGACTATCTATCCATCTTTCCGCAAGTACAATCAACAGAGCGTCCGGATCGAGTGATGGGGGCGATCTTGGAGGGGAGGGTTGCCATTTTGCTTGACGGTACCTCCTATGCTTTGATAGTACCGGCAACCTTCTCCACGATGATGCAGTCACCAGAGGATTACTACGAGCGCTGGCTTCCAATGTCGCTCATTCGGATGCTGCGGTATGTAGCGGCATTTCTCAGTATTTTCCTGCCGTCTTTTTATATTGCATTCGTCTCGTTTCATCAAGGATTAATACCTACTGATTTAGCGTTGGCAATAGCCGGAACACGGGTGGGCGTTCCTTTTCCAACGATCATTGAAGCACTCTTAATGGAAATATCTATTGAATTGTTAAGGGAAGCAGGTCTTAGGCTTCCTCGGCCTGTAGGACAAACTGTCGGTTTGGTGGGCGCATTGATCATCGGGGAAGCAGCGGTACAAGCTGGTTTAGTCAGTCCGATTATGGTCATTGTCGTTGCTGCCACAGCCATAGCTTCCTTTGTCTCCCCGCATTACGCAGCAGGCATTGCACAGAGAGCACTCCGATTCATTGCTATGTTTTCGGCCGCTTTTCTCGGACTATATGGGATCAGTTTGTTCTTTTTATCGCTATGTGTCCATGCGGTCAAGCTTCGGAGCTTTGGTGTACCATTTGTTACGCCGGGTACACTTTACAGTAAAGACGACTGGAAGGATTTCTTTTTCCGTATGCCTCTGTTTACCATGAGAAATCGACCTACTGAATATTTTCCGAAGGATCGGGTCAGAAGGAAGAAATATTAGGAGTTGCAGCATATGAAAATGGGAACGACACGGATTACGACGATACAAATGGTTGCGTTGCTTTCTTCAACCTTAATTGCTGTAGGTATTTTTACACTTCCAAGAAATTTAGCAATGGAAGTGGGGACACCGGATTTGTGGGTTTGTGTAGTGCTAGGCGGTATATGTGCTTATTTATCTTGTCTTATCATTGTGTCCCTAAGCCTTCGTTTTGAACGCCTTACATTTTTCGAATTCAACAAGCTGATTGTCGGGAAGTGGCTCGGAACAACTCTTAGCTTTAGTTTTATTGGCTACTCACTAATGATTGGTGCGTTTGAAATCCGTTCTATGGGCGAACTGACACAATTTTATCTGTTAGAGGAGACACCAATCTGTGTCATCATGATTTGCATGTACTGGATTGCATTTTACTTGCTGATAGGGGGCATCAATCCAATAGCGCGGTTGATCGAGTTATTGACCCCTGTTTGCTTGGTTGTATTCATATTGGTGTTTTGTCTTGGTTTTAAAGTCTTTGAATTAAATAATTTGAGACCAATATTTGGTCTTGGCCTAACACCTGTATTAAAAGGTATAACCCCGACATTCCTTACGTTCAGTGGATTAGAGTTTTTACTCGTTTTCATTGCTATGATGCAAAAACCGAAACAGGCAAAAAAAGTTGTATTGATCGGATTGGGAATACCTGTATCTATTTATTTGTTGGCGGTAATCATCATTACAGGGGGATTATCCGTTGAAAGAATGAAGCATCAGAAATGGCCCACTTTTGCCCTTATTCAAGAATATGAATTCGAGGGTATACTGTTTGAACGCTTTGATGCTTTATTTTTAGTCGTTTGGCTTATTCAGATGTTTACGACATATGTTATCTGTCAATATGTTGCCGCAAAAGGTATATCTACGTTGACACGACTTTCATATAAAAAAGCAAACTTTATACTTTTGGCTGCAGTTTATCTTATTTGTTTGATTCCTCAGGATTTAAATCAACTGGAGAAGATGGGGACGATTATCGGCTGGACAAGCTTTGCTTTTTCCTTCATCGTGCCATCCATACTTTTTTTACTTGCAGCAGTAAGGAGGCTGAGGCATGTTGATGTGGAAAAAAACAATACGTAAGTTCTGTATCTGTCTATTCTCTCTCATATTCCTTTGCGGCTGTTGGGACAGCGCAGATATTGAAGACATGTCGTTTGTAATCGGTCTTGGGATTGATAACAGCGAAAATGAAAAGAATTCGATCAAACATACCACGCAGATTGCCGTCACGAAGAAAAAAGGAGAACAGGGAACAGCGCCGCAGGGAAAGATGTATCAAAACGTGATGCTTGAAGGTAGATCGATCCAGGATATCTTACGTAATATTTCTCTTCAGCTTCCGTACCCCGTATACACGGACCATTTGGAATGTATCATCATAACTGAAAAAGCGGCGAGCAAGTATGATTTATCTATTCTACTCGACCAGATGCTGCGTGATAATGTCACTCGTTTGAGCCCAACAGTCGTTCTTAGCAAGCAGCAAGCCAGTGACGTGTTAAACACAAATATAGAAGGTGAGATACCTGGCAGTTACATCAGCAGTATTTTCGAGAATAAAACAAGCACGCTGAAAATTCTCCCGGAAGTACGTTTAGGAAAGGTGGCTGCTAATCTCGCGTCTCAAACCAGCTTTTTGCTGCCAAATATAGAAAAACAAAAAAATACGCTGAAAGTGGACGGGGCTGGGGTAATTAAAGGAAAAGAAAGGAAATTTATCGGTTTCTTGTCAGTGGAAGAGGTAGAGGGGGTAAACTGGCTGACTGGGGAAGGGAAAGCTGGTTTACTGGAATTTGAGGATGAAAAAAAAAATACTATTGTTTATGAGGTACAAAATTATAGGACAAAGGTGAAGCCGAATTTTCAAAATGGGAACCTGTCTTTCCTGGTGCAAATTAAAGCGGAGGGGTGGATAACAGAAGATTGGTCTAAAGTAGCGCACAATTTGACAGAAAGTTATGTGAAAGATCTGGAGCAACTGGGAGCAAATAAAGTCAAAAGGTTATCGGAAAAAACGCTAAAAAAACTTCAGCAGGATTATAAGACTGATGTTGTGAATTTTTCTGAAAGTTTCAGAATCGCCTATCCAAGAGAATATCTGAAAATAAAAAAGGATTGGGATAATTATTTTGCTGAAGCAGATGTGGAGTACGATGTTAGGGTGAAGATTGTCAATACTGGTGATGTAGTGAAATAGTATAAGTCTTCAGATTTGATGCATAATCGGCTATATAATGTAACTAACACCTAATTTAATATTCCATCTTAGAAGCTTTCGCATAAAGCGAAGGCTTTTTCCTTGTCTGATAG
Coding sequences within it:
- the miaA gene encoding tRNA (adenosine(37)-N6)-dimethylallyltransferase MiaA; the encoded protein is MLKKENDMDKQKVIVVVGPTGVGKTQLSIEIAKKYGGEIISGDSMQIYRSMDIGTAKATKEEQQGIPHHLIDIREPDENYSAADFQADVEACVQDIASRGKLPIIAGGTGLYIQAALYAYDFSKAKRDDSYQQKLEQEAQTHGQLHLHKQLQAVDPVQAERIHPNNVRRVIRALEIFHRTGKRMSDHEETELAARYDAAIIGLEMDRDLLYEQINLRVDKMLAEGLLDEVKGLVERGIRDSQSMRAIGYKEFIPYLEGKMEWEDTVSQLKQNSRRYAKRQYTWFRNKMDVDWYTITPATKNEKFRIILEELAGKLE
- the hfq gene encoding RNA chaperone Hfq encodes the protein MSQSVNIQDQYLNQLRKERMQVTVFLTNGFQIRGTVKAFDNFTVLFETEGRQQLIFKHAISTFSPVKNVSLDYKEQS
- a CDS encoding AAA family ATPase, which encodes MEAQVTNAKGKINIVLKNRQQETEQLQSGTVKRDIDPFRHIDQEFSAFIGMEKLKKTIKEIYANVHISGKREAAGLKQEKQVLHMLFEGNPGTGKTTVARKLASVFHDMNVLDKGHFIEAERADLVGEYIGHTAQKTRALVQRAMGGILFIDEAYSLARGGEKDFGKEAIDTLVKHMEDASNRFILILAGYPREMGHFMSLNPGLRSRFPIQLEFPDYKSEQLMDIAKGMLAEKEYQLTKEAEWKLKEIIVQQKAKRTADFSNARFVRNIIEKAIRMQAVRLVRQDHHLSTEELMKVTVADLTQEE
- a CDS encoding spore germination protein, yielding MGNILDFIVQRDVWLGTIIVVLVPILLTLLSNKLKELRKKPYTRTEQHFMPDNFSLSTKLSVNLKELKTIVGDSSDIIYRQFKLGKDNRSSAIVLIDGLVDQQLLQQSIMHPLLHAKQSKSGLNLFKSESIKDYLLDHAIEVSDVKAMNDSNQFVRQLLSGSVLLFVDGLDEVLVLSVKKWLSRSLNEPITEALVRGPRLSFIENIRDNTAMLRRMTTDPNLTFKDFEVGERTKRQLTVVYVKDIANEELLENVNNRIQNMDIDHVAESGYIEQLIEDDYLSIFPQVQSTERPDRVMGAILEGRVAILLDGTSYALIVPATFSTMMQSPEDYYERWLPMSLIRMLRYVAAFLSIFLPSFYIAFVSFHQGLIPTDLALAIAGTRVGVPFPTIIEALLMEISIELLREAGLRLPRPVGQTVGLVGALIIGEAAVQAGLVSPIMVIVVAATAIASFVSPHYAAGIAQRALRFIAMFSAAFLGLYGISLFFLSLCVHAVKLRSFGVPFVTPGTLYSKDDWKDFFFRMPLFTMRNRPTEYFPKDRVRRKKY
- a CDS encoding GerAB/ArcD/ProY family transporter, whose amino-acid sequence is MKMGTTRITTIQMVALLSSTLIAVGIFTLPRNLAMEVGTPDLWVCVVLGGICAYLSCLIIVSLSLRFERLTFFEFNKLIVGKWLGTTLSFSFIGYSLMIGAFEIRSMGELTQFYLLEETPICVIMICMYWIAFYLLIGGINPIARLIELLTPVCLVVFILVFCLGFKVFELNNLRPIFGLGLTPVLKGITPTFLTFSGLEFLLVFIAMMQKPKQAKKVVLIGLGIPVSIYLLAVIIITGGLSVERMKHQKWPTFALIQEYEFEGILFERFDALFLVVWLIQMFTTYVICQYVAAKGISTLTRLSYKKANFILLAAVYLICLIPQDLNQLEKMGTIIGWTSFAFSFIVPSILFLLAAVRRLRHVDVEKNNT
- a CDS encoding Ger(x)C family spore germination protein, whose translation is MLMWKKTIRKFCICLFSLIFLCGCWDSADIEDMSFVIGLGIDNSENEKNSIKHTTQIAVTKKKGEQGTAPQGKMYQNVMLEGRSIQDILRNISLQLPYPVYTDHLECIIITEKAASKYDLSILLDQMLRDNVTRLSPTVVLSKQQASDVLNTNIEGEIPGSYISSIFENKTSTLKILPEVRLGKVAANLASQTSFLLPNIEKQKNTLKVDGAGVIKGKERKFIGFLSVEEVEGVNWLTGEGKAGLLEFEDEKKNTIVYEVQNYRTKVKPNFQNGNLSFLVQIKAEGWITEDWSKVAHNLTESYVKDLEQLGANKVKRLSEKTLKKLQQDYKTDVVNFSESFRIAYPREYLKIKKDWDNYFAEADVEYDVRVKIVNTGDVVK